The region GGTGGAAGCCTATGAGCAACTGGTGGCGCGCGGCCTGCTGATCGTGCGGCGCGGCGCCGGTTTCTTCATCGCGGCCAGGGGCGCCAACCCGCCGCCGGCGATGGCCTTCACGCCGCCCGATCCGGTGATCGATTCAGCCTGGCTGCTGTCGGAAATGTTCGCCGACGAGCGCGTGCCGATCAAGGCCGGCTGCGGCTGGCTGCCCGGCAAATGGCTGGATGACGAAGGTCTGCACCAGGCCGAGCGGCGCATCATCCGCTCGCCCGGCGCGCAGCAGGTCGGCTATGGCCATCCCTACGGTTACGCGCCGCTGCGCCAGATCATTTGCCAGTTCCTGGCCAACTGGTCGCTGGAAGTCTCGCTCGACCAGGTGCTGACCTCGCACGGCGCGACTCAGGGGCTGGACCTGATTATCCGCACCATGGTCAAGCGCGGCGACACGGTGTTCGTCGACGATCCCGGTTATTGCAACCTGATCGCCATGCTCAGGATGGCCGACCTCAACGTGATTGGCATTCCGCGCACGCCCACCGGCGTCGATACCGAGATGCTGGAGACGCTGGCGCGCACGCACAAGCCGAAGCTGTTTTTCACCACCAGCGTGTTGCACAATCCGACCGGCACTTCGTACACGCCGGCCTGCGCAATGCGCGTCTTGCAGGCGGCCGAGCGGCATGGCTTCTGGGTGGTGGAGGACGACATCTTCCGCGAACTGGGCCAGCCGACCGATCCGATGCTGGCGGCGCTGGACGGTTTGCAGCGCGTGATTTACGTCGGCAGCTATTCGAAGACCATCGCGCCCTCGCTGCGCCTCGGCTTCATCGCCTGCCAGCGCGACCTGGCGCGCCAGCTGGTGCACACCAAGATGGTGCTGAGCCTGACCAATTCGGAAATCAATGAACGCCTGGTACACAGCGTGCTGACCGAAGGCCACCATCGCCGCCACGTCGAGAACCTGGCGGCATCCCTGCTCAATGCGCAATCGCGCGTCAACGGCAAGCTCGGTGAAACCGGCCTGACGCCGTTCACGACGCCGCGCGGCGGCATGTTTTCGTGGGCCCGGCTGGACGGTTGCGATCTGAGCGCACGCGAGATCGCCGACCGTGCGCGGCAAAAGGGCATCTGGCTGGCACCGGGGGAATTCTTCCACCTTACGCCGCCGGAACAGCCGTGGTTTCGTTTCAACGTGGCGTATGCGGATGCCGCGGAGTTGTATGAATTTTTCCGCACGCTTTGATGTCTAGAGCATTCCTTCAACTTTCATCTGATGGTCGCCTGATGCAAAAATTCAACCCTGATTATGCGAGCCCGGCCGGCATTCGCGCCGTCGTGTTCGACTTCGGCGGCGTGCTGTTCGACTGGAATCCGCTGCACCTGTATCAAGACCTGATTCCCGATGCCGCCGAGCGTGAACACTTCCTCACCAACGTCTGTTCACCCGACTGGAACATCCGCCAGGACGGCGGTCGCACGCTCAAGGACGGCACCGAATTGCTGGTGGCCGAACATCCGCAGCACGAGCCGATGATCCGGGCGTTTTACGATCGCTGGACCGACATGCTGCGCGGGCCGCTGCATGATGGCGTCGAACTGCTGCGTACCTTGCACGACAAGCACGTGCCGCTGTTCGGCCTGACCAACTGGTCGTCGGAGACGTTTCCGTATGCGTTGGCGAACTACGATTTCCTGCAGATTTTCCGCGACATCGTGGTGTCGGGAACGGAGCAATGCATCAAGCCCGACGCGGTGATCTACCAGATCGCGCTGACGCGCTACGGCGAGCACCTGCCGGGCCTGAAGCCGTCGGAACTGGTCTTCCTGGACGACAACGCCCACAATGTCGACGCCGCGCGCCGCCTCGGCTGGCATGCGATCCATCATGTCGATTGCGCCGAGACGGTGAAACAGCTGCGAGAACTTGGCTTGCCTGTGTAAGCCGGTTCAGCGGTGCGTGTACGCGGCGAGATGCGCGCGCCACGCATCGGGTTCTCCCAGCCAGCGGCCGGTATCGAGTAGTTCGAAGCGGCCGTCCTGCTCCAGTACAAAGGCCGGAAACCCGTGGCCGCCGACCTGCGCCAGCAAGCGGCGGCTGGCGGCGATGTGCTGCTGCAATTCTTCCCCGGCGATGCGCGCGTACGCTTGCGCGAATGCGTCGCCATCCAGCCCCGACTCCACTGCCAGCACGCGTAGTACGTCTGCGTCGGCGATGCGTTTGCCATCGACATAATGCGCTGTTTGCAAACGTGACAGCAGGTCCAGTCCGCGTCCGGCGATTTCTTCCGCTGCCAGAATCGCCGCAATCGGCGGCGCCGAATCGAACACCGCCGTTTCGTCCAGCAGCAATCCGTTGAAATAGGCGTCGCCGAACGGCTGGCCGCTCAGTTCCTCGATGCGGCGGTCGTGCGGCATGACGTAATTGCGCAAGGCCGGACTGACCTGCTTGCGGTTGGCGCCGGTCATCATGCCGCCGCCATGGCCGATTACGGGCATGACTTCGCGTGCAGCTTTCGCCAGCGGCGCGGCGCCGTAGCACCAGCCGCACAGCGGGTCGTAGATGTAATGCAGGGCGGTGA is a window of Herbaspirillum hiltneri N3 DNA encoding:
- a CDS encoding aminotransferase-like domain-containing protein, with amino-acid sequence MAKAQREAVYLTLERNGAKGGARGAGNRLVEQVVSGLAQLIEQGALRSGERLPSVRQFAESHAIGASTVVEAYEQLVARGLLIVRRGAGFFIAARGANPPPAMAFTPPDPVIDSAWLLSEMFADERVPIKAGCGWLPGKWLDDEGLHQAERRIIRSPGAQQVGYGHPYGYAPLRQIICQFLANWSLEVSLDQVLTSHGATQGLDLIIRTMVKRGDTVFVDDPGYCNLIAMLRMADLNVIGIPRTPTGVDTEMLETLARTHKPKLFFTTSVLHNPTGTSYTPACAMRVLQAAERHGFWVVEDDIFRELGQPTDPMLAALDGLQRVIYVGSYSKTIAPSLRLGFIACQRDLARQLVHTKMVLSLTNSEINERLVHSVLTEGHHRRHVENLAASLLNAQSRVNGKLGETGLTPFTTPRGGMFSWARLDGCDLSAREIADRARQKGIWLAPGEFFHLTPPEQPWFRFNVAYADAAELYEFFRTL
- a CDS encoding HAD family hydrolase; its protein translation is MQKFNPDYASPAGIRAVVFDFGGVLFDWNPLHLYQDLIPDAAEREHFLTNVCSPDWNIRQDGGRTLKDGTELLVAEHPQHEPMIRAFYDRWTDMLRGPLHDGVELLRTLHDKHVPLFGLTNWSSETFPYALANYDFLQIFRDIVVSGTEQCIKPDAVIYQIALTRYGEHLPGLKPSELVFLDDNAHNVDAARRLGWHAIHHVDCAETVKQLRELGLPV
- a CDS encoding DsbA family protein produces the protein MSITALHYIYDPLCGWCYGAAPLAKAAREVMPVIGHGGGMMTGANRKQVSPALRNYVMPHDRRIEELSGQPFGDAYFNGLLLDETAVFDSAPPIAAILAAEEIAGRGLDLLSRLQTAHYVDGKRIADADVLRVLAVESGLDGDAFAQAYARIAGEELQQHIAASRRLLAQVGGHGFPAFVLEQDGRFELLDTGRWLGEPDAWRAHLAAYTHR